The segment GCCGCCGGCCACAATTCGCGCCCGGTCTTTCTGCTCGGCCAGAATGTCCAACGCTTCTTCAATTGAAGTTACACTGTGATAGGTTTGCCACATACCTTCTCCATTTACTGTTCACTGCTTACTTTTCACTGCTTACTTTTCACTGTTCACTGCTTACTATTTACTGCTCACCGTTCACTATTGCCTGCATGTTGTTCATCTTCATCGGCTCGCCTGTGCCGCCGCGTTTGAGCATGACGATTTCGGCCAGGATGCTCAGGGCAATTTCCTCCGGCGTTTCGGCGTTAAGCTCCAGGCCCATCGGGGCGTGAACACCCGCCAGCTTGTCGGCGGCCACCCCGTTGGCCTCCATGCGCTTCACAGCCTCCAACCAGCGCCGCCGTGAGCCGATCACGCCCAGGTAAGCGTGCGGCAGGTCAAGCAAATACGGCAGGCCGTCAACATCGAACGGCAGGCCGCGAGTGGGCATGACGATGTAAGTCTGGCTATTAAACTTGAACTGCCTGGGGAGTTCGGCCATCGAGACGGGCAGATAAACATCCGCGCCGGGAACAGAGTCGGGCGAACAGAATTCGGGGCGGTCGTCGCTGAGGGCCACGCGGAATCCCAGCCACTTGCCCAAGTGTACCAACGCCTTGCCCACGTGCCCGCCGCCAATCACCAGCAGAGTCGGTTGAGGTTGGATCGGCTCCACGAAAATCTCCATCTCTCCCCCGCACACGCCGGGGTCGCCGGCTTTGGGGTCAGATAATTTGTAGGCGATGATCCGAGTCGAGCCTTCGCGCAAGGCAGCCTGGGCTTCGCGGATGACGCGGCTTTCCATTTCGCCGCCGCCCACCGTGCCTTCAATGCGGCCATCGGCGAACACGATCATCTTGCTCCCAACGTGGCGCGGCACACTGCCATGCTCGCGAATGATGGTGCACAGAGCGGCAGAGTCGCCGCTTCGTTCTAGTTCGGCAAGCGAGGCAAAAAGCGAGTTCATTTCTGGCACGATTATAAATCCCCGGCCACTACTCCAACAATCCCAAAATCGCCGGGAGCAGTTGCTTCTTGCGGCTCACCAGGTCAGGCGCGTCGAGTGTGCCGTCGGCCAGGCGAGTGTAGGGCAGTTCATTAAGGCGCTCGGCCTGGCCGGTCAGCACCAGACGGCTTGCGCCTCGCACCACGTCCGTCACCATTAGCACCGCCAGCCCCAGACCTTTAGCTCTGGACATGGCCTCCAACCCCGCCGACACCTCGTCCAGCCGCTGGGTCAACTCCAACAGGCTTGCCACCTCCACCTGAGCCACGCCAAACTTAATACCGCCGCCTTCGTAAATTTTCAGATCGGTGTTGACGATGGACTCGACATCGCGCACGGCGAGACCGGCCCCGGCAGCCAGCACGGCGGATCCGAAATCCTGATAACTTTCAAAGGGGAAGCCGCCACTGTTTAACGCCCAGCCGGCAAGCCGTTC is part of the Chloroflexota bacterium genome and harbors:
- a CDS encoding XdhC family protein, producing MNSLFASLAELERSGDSAALCTIIREHGSVPRHVGSKMIVFADGRIEGTVGGGEMESRVIREAQAALREGSTRIIAYKLSDPKAGDPGVCGGEMEIFVEPIQPQPTLLVIGGGHVGKALVHLGKWLGFRVALSDDRPEFCSPDSVPGADVYLPVSMAELPRQFKFNSQTYIVMPTRGLPFDVDGLPYLLDLPHAYLGVIGSRRRWLEAVKRMEANGVAADKLAGVHAPMGLELNAETPEEIALSILAEIVMLKRGGTGEPMKMNNMQAIVNGEQ